From the Cucurbita pepo subsp. pepo cultivar mu-cu-16 chromosome LG05, ASM280686v2, whole genome shotgun sequence genome, one window contains:
- the LOC111794722 gene encoding NAC domain-containing protein 21/22-like: protein MGLKDIGASLPPGFRFYPSDEELVCHYLYKKIMNEQVVKGTLVEIDLHTCEPWQLPEVAKLNSNEWYFFSFRDRKYATGFRTNRATTCGYWKATGKDRTVVDPSTREIVGMRKTLVFYRNRAPNGIKTGWIMHEFRFEAPHLPPKEDWVLCRVFQKGKQEEHSIKLNQHFTFEDFERVPTVIRAPSPPPSDPSPIAMPCGYNVDIASLSSMAPHQSHGYIGSCSFLHLLQLPQEKDANNNNPKADQLFCPKNDSDYGVLWDMDLEEHTFQDGAISNLDQMAFDVESSLVFL, encoded by the exons ATGGGGCTTAAAGATATTGGAGCTTCACTTCCCCCAGGGTTTAGATTTTATCCGAGTGATGAAGAGTTGGTGTGCCATTATCTTTACAAGAAGATTATGAACGAGCAAGTGGTTAAGGGCACACTTGTGGAGATTGACTTGCATACTTGTGAGCCATGGCAGCTTCCTG AGGTGGCGAAGCTGAATAGCAACGAGTGGTACTTCTTCAGCTTTCGAGATCGAAAATACGCAACGGGATTTCGGACGAATCGCGCAACGACATGTGGGTATTGGAAAGCTACTGGAAAAGATCGAACGGTGGTGGATCCTTCAACGAGGGAGATCGTAGGGATGAGAAAGACTTTGGTGTTTTATAGGAACAGAGCTCCAAATGGGATTAAAACCGGATGGATTATGCATGAATTTCGGTTTGAGGCCCCACATCTGCCCCCAAAG GAGGACTGGGTTTTATGTAGAGTGTTTCAAAAGGGCAAGCAAGAAGAGCACAGCATCAAACTCAACCAACATTTTACATTTGAAGATTTCGAGCGCGTTCCCACTGTCATCCGAGCTCCATCTCCCCCTCCAAGCGACCCGAGTCCGATCGCCATGCCTTGTGGCTACAATGTCGATATCGCTTCATTATCCTCAATGGCTCCCCATCAGAGTCATGGCTACATTGGCAGCTGTTCTTTTCTCCATCTCCTTCAACTTCCTCAAGAAAAAGAtgccaataataataatcccaAAGCTGATCAACTTTTCTGCCCCAAAAATGACTCTGATTATGGGGTTTTGTGGGACATGGATTTGGAAGAACATACGTTTCAAGATGGCGCCATTTCGAACTTGGATCAAATGGCCTTCGACGTCGAAAGCAGCCTGGTTTTCCTCTGA